A window of the Melospiza melodia melodia isolate bMelMel2 chromosome 25, bMelMel2.pri, whole genome shotgun sequence genome harbors these coding sequences:
- the LOC134429353 gene encoding E3 ubiquitin-protein ligase RNF115-like isoform X2, with protein sequence MAEAAAAVQQHRFFCHSCKGEEYTCPRCESGFIEEVTDDSSFFDSNSLDDSPSSQFSELWDHLDHTMFFPDFRPLLSSSSLDAEPRDVDRGAPGELWGPSRPPRLPMPRRYRARGSSRPERSPAIEGIIQQIFAGFFANSAVPGSQHPFSWSGMLHSSPGDYAWGQSGLDAIVTQLLGQLENTGPPPADKEKISSLPTVPVTQEQVDTGLECPVCKEDYTVAEQVRQLPCNHVFHSSCIVPWLELHDTCPVCRKSLKGELYNYIILKLMKNFPKLNSTNCPTISVFPYKYCCILKQ encoded by the exons atggcggaggcggcggcggcggtgcagCAGCACCGGttcttttgccacagctgcaagGGCGAG GAATACACCTGCCCTCGCTGTGAGTCCGGCTTCATCGAGGAAGTCACTGATGATTCCAG tttttttgACAGCAATTCCCTGGATGACAGCCCCTCCTCTCAGTTCTCAGAG ctctgggaccaCCTGGACCACACGATGTTCTTCCCGGATTTCCGGcccttgctgagcagcagctcgcTGGATGCAGAGCCCAGGGACGTGGACAGGGGTGCCCCGGGAGAGCTTTGGGGTCCCAGCCGCCCCCCACGGCTGCCCATGCCCCGCAGGTaccgggcacggggcagctccCGGCCGGAGCGCTCGCCGGCCATCGAGGG gATAATCCAGCAGATCTTTGCCGGCTTTTTCGCCAACTCAGCCGTCCCTGGCTCGCAGCACCCCTTCTCCTG GAGCGGGATGCTGCACTCCAGCCCCGGCGATTACGCGTGGGGACAGAGCGGCCTCGACGCCATCGTCACCCAG ctcctgggccagctggagAACACAGGGCCCCCCCCAGCAGACAAGGAGAAGATCTCGTCGCTCCCAACGGTGCCGGTGACGCAGGAACAAGTCG acACGGGGCTGGAGTGCCCGGTGTGCAAGGAGGATTACACCGTGGCCGAGCAGGTCCGGCAGCTCCCCTGCAACCACGTCTTCCACAGCAGCTGCATCGTGCCCTGGCTCGAGCTG cacGACACGTGTCCGGTGTGCAGGAAGAGCCTCAAGGGggaattatataattatataatactaAAACTCATGAAAAACTTCCCAAAACTAAACTCAACTAACTGCCCTACAATTTCTGTTTTTCCTTATAAATATTGCTGCATTTTAAAACaataa
- the LOC134429353 gene encoding E3 ubiquitin-protein ligase RNF115-like isoform X3 codes for MAEAAAAVQQHRFFCHSCKGEVSPKLPEYTCPRCESGFIEEVTDDSSFFDSNSLDDSPSSQFSELWDHLDHTMFFPDFRPLLSSSSLDAEPRDVDRGAPGELWGPSRPPRLPMPRRYRARGSSRPERSPAIEGIIQQIFAGFFANSAVPGSQHPFSWSGMLHSSPGDYAWGQSGLDAIVTQLLGQLENTGPPPADKEKISSLPTVPVTQEQVDTGLECPVCKEDYTVAEQVRQLPCNHVFHSSCIVPWLELHDTCPVCRKSLKGEDSSRQIPNPDASDSPVQERWTF; via the exons atggcggaggcggcggcggcggtgcagCAGCACCGGttcttttgccacagctgcaagGGCGAGGTCAGCCCCAAGCTGCCG GAATACACCTGCCCTCGCTGTGAGTCCGGCTTCATCGAGGAAGTCACTGATGATTCCAG tttttttgACAGCAATTCCCTGGATGACAGCCCCTCCTCTCAGTTCTCAGAG ctctgggaccaCCTGGACCACACGATGTTCTTCCCGGATTTCCGGcccttgctgagcagcagctcgcTGGATGCAGAGCCCAGGGACGTGGACAGGGGTGCCCCGGGAGAGCTTTGGGGTCCCAGCCGCCCCCCACGGCTGCCCATGCCCCGCAGGTaccgggcacggggcagctccCGGCCGGAGCGCTCGCCGGCCATCGAGGG gATAATCCAGCAGATCTTTGCCGGCTTTTTCGCCAACTCAGCCGTCCCTGGCTCGCAGCACCCCTTCTCCTG GAGCGGGATGCTGCACTCCAGCCCCGGCGATTACGCGTGGGGACAGAGCGGCCTCGACGCCATCGTCACCCAG ctcctgggccagctggagAACACAGGGCCCCCCCCAGCAGACAAGGAGAAGATCTCGTCGCTCCCAACGGTGCCGGTGACGCAGGAACAAGTCG acACGGGGCTGGAGTGCCCGGTGTGCAAGGAGGATTACACCGTGGCCGAGCAGGTCCGGCAGCTCCCCTGCAACCACGTCTTCCACAGCAGCTGCATCGTGCCCTGGCTCGAGCTG cacgACACGTGTCCGGTGTGCAGGAAGAGCCTCAAGGGGGAAGATTCCAGCAGGCAAATCCCAAACCCCGACGCCTCCGACAGCCCAGTGCAGGAGAGATGGACATTCTGA
- the LOC134429353 gene encoding E3 ubiquitin-protein ligase RNF115-like isoform X1: protein MAEAAAAVQQHRFFCHSCKGEVSPKLPEYTCPRCESGFIEEVTDDSSFFDSNSLDDSPSSQFSELWDHLDHTMFFPDFRPLLSSSSLDAEPRDVDRGAPGELWGPSRPPRLPMPRRYRARGSSRPERSPAIEGIIQQIFAGFFANSAVPGSQHPFSWSGMLHSSPGDYAWGQSGLDAIVTQLLGQLENTGPPPADKEKISSLPTVPVTQEQVDTGLECPVCKEDYTVAEQVRQLPCNHVFHSSCIVPWLELHDTCPVCRKSLKGELYNYIILKLMKNFPKLNSTNCPTISVFPYKYCCILKQ, encoded by the exons atggcggaggcggcggcggcggtgcagCAGCACCGGttcttttgccacagctgcaagGGCGAGGTCAGCCCCAAGCTGCCG GAATACACCTGCCCTCGCTGTGAGTCCGGCTTCATCGAGGAAGTCACTGATGATTCCAG tttttttgACAGCAATTCCCTGGATGACAGCCCCTCCTCTCAGTTCTCAGAG ctctgggaccaCCTGGACCACACGATGTTCTTCCCGGATTTCCGGcccttgctgagcagcagctcgcTGGATGCAGAGCCCAGGGACGTGGACAGGGGTGCCCCGGGAGAGCTTTGGGGTCCCAGCCGCCCCCCACGGCTGCCCATGCCCCGCAGGTaccgggcacggggcagctccCGGCCGGAGCGCTCGCCGGCCATCGAGGG gATAATCCAGCAGATCTTTGCCGGCTTTTTCGCCAACTCAGCCGTCCCTGGCTCGCAGCACCCCTTCTCCTG GAGCGGGATGCTGCACTCCAGCCCCGGCGATTACGCGTGGGGACAGAGCGGCCTCGACGCCATCGTCACCCAG ctcctgggccagctggagAACACAGGGCCCCCCCCAGCAGACAAGGAGAAGATCTCGTCGCTCCCAACGGTGCCGGTGACGCAGGAACAAGTCG acACGGGGCTGGAGTGCCCGGTGTGCAAGGAGGATTACACCGTGGCCGAGCAGGTCCGGCAGCTCCCCTGCAACCACGTCTTCCACAGCAGCTGCATCGTGCCCTGGCTCGAGCTG cacGACACGTGTCCGGTGTGCAGGAAGAGCCTCAAGGGggaattatataattatataatactaAAACTCATGAAAAACTTCCCAAAACTAAACTCAACTAACTGCCCTACAATTTCTGTTTTTCCTTATAAATATTGCTGCATTTTAAAACaataa